A genomic segment from Castor canadensis chromosome 1, mCasCan1.hap1v2, whole genome shotgun sequence encodes:
- the Cdk2ap2 gene encoding cyclin-dependent kinase 2-associated protein 2, whose product MSYKPIAPAPSSTPGSSTPGPGTPIPTAGSVPSPSGSVPGAAAPFRPLFNDFGPPSMGYVQAMKPPGSQGSQSTYTDLLSVIEEMGKEIRPTYAGSKSAMERLKRGIIHARALVRECLAETERNART is encoded by the exons ATGTCCTACAAACCCATCGCACCCGCCCCCAGCAGCACCCCCGGCTCCAGCACCCCTGGGCCAGGCACCCCTATCCCTACAG CCGGTAGTGTTCCATCGCCGTCGGGCTCAGTGCCAGGAGCCGCTGCCCCTTTCAGACCACTGTTTAACGACTTTGGTCCCCCATCTATGGGCTATGTGCAG GCGATGAAGCCACCAGGTTCTCAGGGCTCACAGAGCACCTACACGGACCTGCTGTCAGTCATAGAGGAGATGGGCAAAGAGATCCGGCCCACCTATGCTGGTAGCAAGAGTGCCATGGAGCGCCTGAAGAGAG GCATCATCCATGCCCGGGCACTAGTCAGAGAGTGCCTGGCAGAGACAGAGCGAAACGCCCGCACGTAA
- the Cabp2 gene encoding calcium-binding protein 2 isoform X3, whose protein sequence is MALPQGPADGSIPSGDPSPSTGTPGPSQPPASPAARRRALLQELEAQVQAAYGQDRELRPEEIEELQVAFQEFDRDRDGYIGYRELGSCMRTLGYMPTEMELIEISQQISGGKVDFEDFVELMGPKLLAETADMIGVRELRDAFREFDTNGDGCISLGELRAALRALLGERLSQREVDEILQDIDLNGDGLVDFEEFVRMMSR, encoded by the exons ATGGCCCTGCCCCAGGGCCCAGCAGATGGCAGCATCCCTTCGGGGGACCCCAGCCCCTCTACAGGCACCCCAGGGCCCAGCCAGCCCCCAGCCAGCCCAGCAGCCCGCAGGCGGGCGCTCCTCCAAGAGCTGGAGGCCCAGGTGCAAGCAGCCTATGGACAG GACCGGGAGCTGCGACCTGAGGAGATCGAAG AGCTGCAGGTCGCCTTCCAGGAGTTTGACCGAGACCGGGATGGCTACATCGGCTACCGGGAGCTGGGTTCCTGCATGAGGACCCTGGGTTACATGCCCACAGAGATGGAGCTCATCGAGATCTCACAGCAAATCA GTGGCGGGAAGGTGGACTTCGAAGATTTTGTAGAGTTGATGGGTCCCAAGCTGCTAGCAGAGACCGCAGACATGATTGGCGTCCGGGAGCTGCGGGATGCCTTCCGGGAG TTTGACACCAACGGGGACGGCTGCATCAGCTTGGGAGAGCTCAGGGCGGCCCTCAGGGCTCTGCTGGGGGAGCGCCTCAGCCAGCGCGAGGTGGATGAGATCCTCCAGGACATCGACCTCAACGGAGATGGCCTGGTTGACTTTGAAG AGTTTGTTCGAATGATGTCTCGCTGA
- the Cabp2 gene encoding calcium-binding protein 2 isoform X2 produces the protein MALPQGPADGSIPSGDPSPSTGTPGPSQPPASPAARRRALLQELEAQVQAAYGQDRELRPEEIEELQVAFQEFDRDRDGYIGYRELGSCMRTLGYMPTEMELIEISQQISMCGGKVDFEDFVELMGPKLLAETADMIGVRELRDAFREFDTNGDGCISLGELRAALRALLGERLSQREVDEILQDIDLNGDGLVDFEEFVRMMSR, from the exons ATGGCCCTGCCCCAGGGCCCAGCAGATGGCAGCATCCCTTCGGGGGACCCCAGCCCCTCTACAGGCACCCCAGGGCCCAGCCAGCCCCCAGCCAGCCCAGCAGCCCGCAGGCGGGCGCTCCTCCAAGAGCTGGAGGCCCAGGTGCAAGCAGCCTATGGACAG GACCGGGAGCTGCGACCTGAGGAGATCGAAG AGCTGCAGGTCGCCTTCCAGGAGTTTGACCGAGACCGGGATGGCTACATCGGCTACCGGGAGCTGGGTTCCTGCATGAGGACCCTGGGTTACATGCCCACAGAGATGGAGCTCATCGAGATCTCACAGCAAATCAGTATGT GTGGCGGGAAGGTGGACTTCGAAGATTTTGTAGAGTTGATGGGTCCCAAGCTGCTAGCAGAGACCGCAGACATGATTGGCGTCCGGGAGCTGCGGGATGCCTTCCGGGAG TTTGACACCAACGGGGACGGCTGCATCAGCTTGGGAGAGCTCAGGGCGGCCCTCAGGGCTCTGCTGGGGGAGCGCCTCAGCCAGCGCGAGGTGGATGAGATCCTCCAGGACATCGACCTCAACGGAGATGGCCTGGTTGACTTTGAAG AGTTTGTTCGAATGATGTCTCGCTGA
- the Cabp2 gene encoding calcium-binding protein 2 isoform X1, whose translation MVQGAMGNCAKRPRRQGPKDAWQWPGSTLGGCRPRPRPNPGPEEQGGVQGYSVLGSLVGPACIFLRPSIAATQLDRELRPEEIEELQVAFQEFDRDRDGYIGYRELGSCMRTLGYMPTEMELIEISQQISGGKVDFEDFVELMGPKLLAETADMIGVRELRDAFREFDTNGDGCISLGELRAALRALLGERLSQREVDEILQDIDLNGDGLVDFEEFVRMMSR comes from the exons ATGGTTCAGGGGGCCATGGGGAACTGTGCCAAGCGGCCCCGGCGCCAGGGGCCTAAG GACGCCTGGCAGTGGCCTGGCTCCACTCTGGGGGGctgccgcccccgcccccgccccaacCCTGGCCCTGAGGAGCAGGGGGGTGTCCAGGGCTACTCGGTGCTCGGCAGCCTGGTGGGGCCGGCCTGCATCTTCCTACGGCCCAGCATCGCAGCCACCCAACTT GACCGGGAGCTGCGACCTGAGGAGATCGAAG AGCTGCAGGTCGCCTTCCAGGAGTTTGACCGAGACCGGGATGGCTACATCGGCTACCGGGAGCTGGGTTCCTGCATGAGGACCCTGGGTTACATGCCCACAGAGATGGAGCTCATCGAGATCTCACAGCAAATCA GTGGCGGGAAGGTGGACTTCGAAGATTTTGTAGAGTTGATGGGTCCCAAGCTGCTAGCAGAGACCGCAGACATGATTGGCGTCCGGGAGCTGCGGGATGCCTTCCGGGAG TTTGACACCAACGGGGACGGCTGCATCAGCTTGGGAGAGCTCAGGGCGGCCCTCAGGGCTCTGCTGGGGGAGCGCCTCAGCCAGCGCGAGGTGGATGAGATCCTCCAGGACATCGACCTCAACGGAGATGGCCTGGTTGACTTTGAAG AGTTTGTTCGAATGATGTCTCGCTGA
- the Cabp2 gene encoding calcium-binding protein 2 isoform X4 produces MVQGAMGNCAKRPRRQGPKDRELRPEEIEELQVAFQEFDRDRDGYIGYRELGSCMRTLGYMPTEMELIEISQQISGGKVDFEDFVELMGPKLLAETADMIGVRELRDAFREFDTNGDGCISLGELRAALRALLGERLSQREVDEILQDIDLNGDGLVDFEEFVRMMSR; encoded by the exons ATGGTTCAGGGGGCCATGGGGAACTGTGCCAAGCGGCCCCGGCGCCAGGGGCCTAAG GACCGGGAGCTGCGACCTGAGGAGATCGAAG AGCTGCAGGTCGCCTTCCAGGAGTTTGACCGAGACCGGGATGGCTACATCGGCTACCGGGAGCTGGGTTCCTGCATGAGGACCCTGGGTTACATGCCCACAGAGATGGAGCTCATCGAGATCTCACAGCAAATCA GTGGCGGGAAGGTGGACTTCGAAGATTTTGTAGAGTTGATGGGTCCCAAGCTGCTAGCAGAGACCGCAGACATGATTGGCGTCCGGGAGCTGCGGGATGCCTTCCGGGAG TTTGACACCAACGGGGACGGCTGCATCAGCTTGGGAGAGCTCAGGGCGGCCCTCAGGGCTCTGCTGGGGGAGCGCCTCAGCCAGCGCGAGGTGGATGAGATCCTCCAGGACATCGACCTCAACGGAGATGGCCTGGTTGACTTTGAAG AGTTTGTTCGAATGATGTCTCGCTGA